The Deltaproteobacteria bacterium region GCCATATCCAGGTCGGCCAATATTTCTGCCCCGAACATTTCCTGATAAAACTTTAGACTGGCGTCAAGATTTGAGGCAAACAGATGGGCGTGGTGTACATGATTGG contains the following coding sequences:
- a CDS encoding VOC family protein; this encodes NHVHHAHLFASNLDASLKFYQEMFGAEILADLDMAGARNVFLAIGQGRLHFYDQPLISY